A portion of the Pseudarthrobacter defluvii genome contains these proteins:
- a CDS encoding IclR family transcriptional regulator, translating into MTPPAAAAQAGAAPQASPSQTLSRGIRALEILAAAPGPLTIAELAEAMGVHRSVAYRILRTLEDHSLLVRDDAGRVQPGPGLAVLARGVSRNLQSAALPELTQLANSLDMTAFVAVWDHHDCITLVTVEPRHSGASVAQRPGTRHPINAGAPGIAIQSALTEPEWDRLDTGIPYRPEALEARRRGYSASHDEVIAGVSSLAAPVRVPGGRPAALAVVYIRSAQDPEAVGAAIAQSAARIESQLA; encoded by the coding sequence ATGACTCCTCCAGCAGCGGCAGCCCAAGCCGGAGCTGCGCCGCAGGCTTCGCCTTCCCAGACCCTGTCGCGCGGCATCCGTGCGCTCGAGATCCTTGCGGCCGCACCCGGCCCGCTGACCATCGCCGAACTGGCCGAGGCCATGGGTGTCCACCGTTCGGTGGCGTACCGGATCCTGCGCACCTTGGAAGACCATTCCCTCCTGGTGCGGGACGACGCCGGACGGGTCCAGCCCGGGCCTGGCCTGGCGGTCCTGGCGCGCGGCGTATCCCGCAACCTTCAGAGCGCCGCCCTCCCGGAGCTCACCCAGCTGGCAAACTCGCTGGACATGACGGCTTTCGTGGCGGTCTGGGACCACCACGACTGCATCACGCTCGTTACTGTCGAACCGAGGCATTCGGGAGCCAGCGTGGCCCAGCGTCCCGGCACGCGCCACCCCATCAATGCGGGGGCGCCGGGTATTGCCATCCAGTCGGCCCTCACCGAACCGGAGTGGGACCGGCTGGACACCGGTATCCCCTACCGGCCGGAGGCGTTGGAAGCCCGGAGGAGGGGCTACTCAGCCAGCCATGACGAGGTCATCGCCGGGGTCTCCTCGCTGGCAGCCCCGGTCCGGGTGCCTGGCGGACGTCCGGCAGCCCTCGCGGTCGTCTACATCCGTTCCGCCCAAGACCCGGAAGCCGTGGGGGCCGCCATCGCCCAGAGCGCGGCACGGATCGAGAGCCAGCTCGCCTAG
- a CDS encoding AAA family ATPase, translating into MRIHHLRISGFGPFAGTEDIDFDRLSAHGLFLLNGPTGAGKTSVLDAICFALYGSVPGARQDGKRLRSDHAEPGQEPAVTCEFSAQGRRFEVTRSPAWEKPSARGKNGFTVQQAKTLLRERVDGAWVEKSARNDEAGAEIMALLGMDREQFTRVVMLPQGDFAAFLRSKAADRLDLLQKLFGTQRFEALEQELSRQSAAAREDVAVLSGQLGLLASRAETEAAPLQLPEEGAPAADDVPRRLAWLQDSAALRLAELRDRAAAAGAASQDRRNEAEQEAARDGRNRKLQAAIERQQAVEEGAQRLEELLSRLGRHRQAEVLQGQLQAVDAASAKVRSAAAAAESAMTLLRLAAGDGGELAQLSLEPAAEAADAGLESVTSAGTAAAGEHGASAKGSVPGAAEELGRLRSLLAVVEARLPDEDRLRDLRMRHGVLSGKQEELQQDVETLGNTVSQLLVEREQLVDGMDRLETRSTDAALRRKEAAAAAELLDVVRRHGSAVKALGLVKARHSDSRENLLEAKRRWLDVREERLANAASELAAKLVDGEPCAVCGSGHHPSPADAGSGGPGLAQEEEQAHSIFEATEAAHAAVTAELAKAEQAVAVLAGQGGNTPAAEARAAADAALAAANDAEQAMEELRSRRQRLEALDAGLGQARSGVAEAEADRSRVAASLAELAEQAGSLDKGLAGLRGGHRSLDRRLRALEEAVAVLGKAVEAQSRVDAALLQAGEAQEHLERALPEAGFATVADVRGQLLGASEAAALDAAIRAAQDEAARVAGLFESEDIVLALAEAAEGFQVDEERLTGLRAGAAAAQNEAREADLAAGLAARCVASLTSIAAEYEALACSSRQPAEKAQMLTGLADAASGRGENTYRMSLNSYVLAARLEQVALAASERLVAMSDGRYLLQHTDAKAARGAKSGLGLEVVDQWTGYHRDTSTLSGGESFMASLSLALGLADVVQQEAGGVEIETLFVDEGFGSLDEQSLEQVMDALEGLRDGGRVVGLVSHVAEMKQRIGTQLQVHKSRNGSTLRISESLDALV; encoded by the coding sequence GTGAGGATCCACCATTTGCGCATCTCGGGGTTCGGCCCTTTCGCAGGCACCGAGGACATCGACTTTGACCGGCTCAGCGCCCACGGTCTCTTCCTGCTGAACGGGCCCACAGGTGCGGGAAAGACCAGTGTGCTGGACGCCATCTGCTTTGCCCTCTACGGGTCTGTCCCGGGAGCCCGGCAGGACGGCAAGCGGCTGCGCAGCGATCACGCGGAGCCCGGGCAGGAACCTGCCGTCACCTGTGAGTTTTCCGCGCAGGGCCGCCGCTTCGAGGTGACACGCTCCCCGGCCTGGGAGAAGCCCAGTGCCAGGGGTAAGAACGGCTTCACAGTTCAACAGGCCAAAACACTGCTCCGGGAGCGGGTGGACGGGGCCTGGGTGGAAAAGTCGGCCCGCAATGATGAAGCCGGTGCCGAAATCATGGCGCTGCTGGGCATGGACCGCGAACAGTTCACCCGCGTGGTGATGCTGCCCCAGGGCGACTTCGCTGCCTTCCTCCGCTCCAAGGCTGCGGACCGCCTGGACCTGCTGCAGAAGCTTTTCGGCACCCAGCGGTTTGAGGCCCTGGAACAGGAACTGTCCCGGCAGTCCGCTGCAGCCCGGGAGGACGTGGCGGTCCTGTCCGGGCAACTCGGACTCCTGGCCTCGCGGGCCGAAACTGAAGCCGCTCCGCTGCAGCTCCCGGAGGAAGGCGCCCCGGCCGCCGACGACGTCCCCCGCCGCCTCGCATGGCTGCAGGATTCCGCCGCGCTGCGCCTCGCCGAACTCAGGGACCGCGCCGCTGCCGCCGGGGCCGCCAGCCAGGACCGCCGCAACGAGGCGGAACAGGAGGCCGCGCGGGATGGGAGGAACCGGAAACTCCAGGCCGCCATCGAGCGGCAGCAGGCCGTGGAAGAAGGGGCCCAACGGCTGGAGGAGCTTCTGTCCCGGCTCGGGCGCCACCGCCAGGCCGAAGTCCTCCAGGGACAGCTGCAAGCCGTGGACGCCGCATCGGCCAAGGTGCGCAGTGCCGCGGCCGCGGCCGAATCCGCCATGACGCTGCTCCGGCTGGCCGCCGGCGATGGCGGGGAACTGGCACAGCTCAGCCTGGAACCGGCGGCGGAAGCTGCCGATGCGGGATTGGAGTCCGTAACTTCCGCCGGAACCGCCGCAGCCGGTGAACATGGCGCTTCCGCCAAGGGCAGCGTGCCAGGGGCCGCGGAAGAACTGGGCCGGCTGCGGTCGCTGTTGGCGGTAGTCGAGGCACGGCTGCCGGACGAGGACAGGCTCCGGGACCTCCGAATGCGGCACGGGGTTCTGTCCGGGAAGCAGGAGGAACTCCAGCAGGACGTGGAGACGCTGGGCAACACCGTCTCGCAGCTGCTGGTGGAACGCGAACAGCTGGTGGACGGCATGGACCGGCTGGAAACCCGGTCCACCGACGCCGCGCTGCGCCGCAAGGAAGCTGCCGCCGCCGCGGAACTGCTGGATGTGGTCCGGCGCCACGGTTCCGCCGTCAAAGCCCTGGGCCTCGTCAAAGCCCGCCACTCAGACTCGCGGGAAAACCTGTTGGAGGCCAAGCGCCGCTGGCTGGACGTGCGGGAGGAACGCCTGGCCAATGCCGCATCCGAACTGGCCGCGAAGCTGGTTGACGGAGAACCCTGTGCCGTATGCGGCAGCGGGCACCATCCCAGTCCCGCAGATGCAGGCAGCGGAGGGCCGGGCCTGGCCCAGGAAGAGGAACAAGCCCACAGCATTTTCGAGGCCACAGAGGCAGCGCACGCCGCGGTTACGGCTGAACTTGCCAAGGCTGAGCAGGCGGTGGCTGTTCTCGCCGGACAAGGCGGGAACACCCCTGCGGCAGAAGCGCGCGCTGCAGCGGATGCTGCCCTCGCCGCCGCAAACGATGCCGAGCAGGCAATGGAGGAACTCCGGAGCAGGCGGCAGCGGCTCGAAGCGTTGGATGCTGGCCTCGGGCAGGCCCGGTCAGGCGTGGCAGAAGCGGAGGCGGACCGGTCCCGGGTTGCCGCTTCCCTTGCCGAGCTGGCTGAACAGGCTGGTTCCCTGGACAAAGGTTTGGCAGGCCTGCGCGGCGGCCACCGGAGCCTGGACCGCCGCCTGCGGGCACTTGAGGAAGCCGTGGCGGTCCTGGGTAAAGCGGTCGAAGCCCAGTCACGCGTGGATGCTGCATTGCTGCAGGCCGGCGAAGCGCAGGAACACCTTGAACGTGCCCTGCCGGAAGCTGGCTTCGCCACTGTCGCCGACGTCCGCGGCCAGCTCCTTGGAGCCTCTGAGGCCGCGGCCCTGGACGCCGCAATCCGTGCTGCCCAGGACGAGGCCGCCCGCGTGGCCGGATTGTTCGAGTCCGAGGACATCGTGCTGGCACTGGCTGAGGCCGCGGAGGGCTTCCAGGTGGACGAGGAACGGCTGACAGGACTGCGCGCCGGAGCGGCGGCTGCCCAGAACGAAGCCCGGGAGGCCGATTTGGCTGCTGGCCTGGCCGCCCGCTGCGTGGCCTCGCTGACGTCGATTGCTGCCGAATACGAGGCGCTGGCCTGCTCGTCACGGCAGCCTGCGGAGAAGGCACAAATGCTCACGGGATTGGCTGATGCCGCGTCCGGCCGGGGCGAGAACACCTACCGGATGAGCCTCAACAGCTACGTGCTGGCCGCCCGGCTGGAACAGGTGGCCCTCGCCGCGTCCGAACGGCTGGTGGCTATGAGCGATGGCCGTTACCTGCTCCAGCACACGGACGCCAAAGCCGCCCGGGGTGCGAAGTCAGGGCTGGGACTCGAAGTTGTGGACCAGTGGACCGGCTACCACCGGGACACGTCCACCCTGTCCGGCGGCGAATCCTTCATGGCGTCGCTCTCCCTGGCCCTGGGCCTGGCGGACGTTGTCCAGCAGGAGGCCGGAGGAGTCGAGATCGAGACCCTGTTCGTGGATGAGGGTTTTGGAAGCCTGGACGAACAGTCGCTGGAACAGGTGATGGATGCCCTTGAGGGGCTCCGCGACGGCGGCAGGGTAGTGGGGCTTGTCAGCCATGTGGCCGAGATGAAACAGCGGATCGGCACGCAGCTGCAGGTACACAAGAGCCGGAACGGTTCCACGCTGCGGATCTCCGAAAGCCTGGACGCGCTCGTCTGA
- a CDS encoding MFS transporter: MTPQISPSSTSDTPARVSASNPVPGPAPGRFSRLPQLAGRSFIPLGLFARLPLAMLTMGTLTLVTSVSGSFAAGGTAAGAVGIGSALGAPLLGSLADRSGQRPILLLSAVLNTLAVLALVLTANATAAAGDFPLAVLAVAFAAGATSPQVGPLARVRWMSLTGNADGTAPPSDPARDLDTALSYESTADEVTFVLGPALVGILASLVAPWLPLALAAALTITLVPGFAVHPTHRAVPAARRSPGRKSRGAGGPAKLPWVVALPVFAMVCMGTFFGSTQAALSAFAAGLAGTEIAGLLYAVMGLSSAAAALSVAYWPRRAGLPLRWVLCAVLMAALAVLLLVPSSLPTMAAVLLLLGLPVGPVMVTVFAVGGRVAPAGRLGTVMTALASGIVAGTALGSSLGGQLAQLYGPGAAFLVPVGAAVTLALLGAGAAVVLRRKD; this comes from the coding sequence TTGACTCCACAAATTTCTCCTTCAAGCACCAGCGACACCCCCGCCCGCGTCTCCGCCTCGAACCCGGTGCCAGGGCCGGCCCCCGGACGCTTTTCGCGCCTCCCGCAGCTCGCAGGCCGGAGCTTCATCCCCCTGGGGCTATTCGCGAGACTTCCGCTGGCCATGCTGACCATGGGCACGCTTACCCTGGTCACTTCCGTCAGCGGGTCCTTTGCCGCCGGCGGAACAGCCGCCGGCGCGGTGGGCATCGGCTCGGCCCTTGGCGCCCCGCTGCTGGGATCCCTGGCGGACCGGAGCGGACAGCGGCCAATCCTGCTGCTCTCCGCCGTGCTCAATACCCTGGCCGTACTGGCCCTGGTGCTCACCGCCAACGCCACTGCTGCAGCCGGGGATTTCCCGCTTGCTGTCCTGGCGGTTGCCTTCGCAGCCGGCGCCACCAGCCCGCAGGTGGGACCCCTGGCGCGCGTACGGTGGATGTCCCTGACGGGCAACGCGGATGGTACGGCTCCGCCCTCCGATCCTGCCCGCGACCTGGATACGGCACTCTCCTACGAGAGCACCGCGGATGAGGTGACCTTCGTCCTGGGGCCGGCCCTGGTGGGAATCCTGGCCAGCCTTGTTGCACCGTGGCTGCCGCTGGCACTGGCCGCGGCCCTGACCATCACGCTGGTGCCCGGCTTCGCCGTCCATCCCACCCACCGGGCGGTTCCGGCCGCCCGTCGTTCCCCGGGCAGGAAGAGTCGCGGTGCGGGCGGCCCTGCAAAGCTGCCGTGGGTGGTGGCCCTGCCGGTCTTTGCCATGGTCTGCATGGGGACATTCTTCGGTTCCACCCAGGCCGCCCTGAGCGCATTCGCCGCCGGGCTCGCCGGCACCGAAATAGCGGGGCTGCTGTACGCCGTCATGGGCCTCAGCTCGGCTGCCGCGGCCCTCTCAGTTGCCTATTGGCCCCGCCGCGCGGGCCTGCCGCTGCGCTGGGTGTTGTGTGCTGTCCTGATGGCAGCACTGGCCGTCCTGCTGCTGGTGCCGTCGTCGCTGCCCACGATGGCGGCGGTCCTGCTGCTCCTCGGGCTGCCGGTGGGCCCGGTGATGGTCACCGTCTTCGCCGTGGGCGGGAGGGTGGCACCCGCCGGCAGGCTGGGCACGGTCATGACCGCGCTCGCCAGCGGGATTGTCGCCGGAACGGCCCTCGGGTCCTCTTTGGGGGGACAGCTGGCGCAGCTGTACGGGCCCGGCGCCGCGTTCCTTGTCCCGGTCGGTGCTGCGGTGACGCTTGCGCTGCTTGGCGCGGGAGCCGCCGTCGTGCTCCGCCGAAAGGACTGA
- a CDS encoding MFS transporter, protein MTTPSKVDTLAGPSSRREERKVLAGTLVGTTIEWYDFFIFAQLTATLLSPLFLAPLNESNPGLAQILSFALIGISFLFRPLGAVIAGHLGDRLGRKAMLVFTLVMMGAATALIGMLPTYAQIGAWAPVLLILLRVIQGFSAGGEWGGAALMAVEHAPVNRRGLFGAYPQIGVPVGMILATGLLFFLNTSMSKEDFAAWGWRVPFLLSIVLIVVGYLIRRAVAESPVFQEMAMRKKESKAPLGELIRNHKLPVLYSTLIFIGNNAAGYLLIAFFISYATKTLKMPTPQILLATTLASFGWLIFTLVGGWLSDRIGRVKTFLIGYAIVFAWMIPMFALIDTKDIMLYGVALFVLTVGLGLSYGPMSAMYAEMFPANVRYSGISIGYAFGAILGGAFAATIAESLLQSTKWTGSIGIYIMILCVISAVGVVLAKETKGRPLGVSSHH, encoded by the coding sequence ATGACCACACCTTCCAAGGTGGACACCCTCGCTGGTCCCAGCAGTCGGCGCGAGGAGCGCAAGGTCCTCGCCGGCACCCTGGTCGGCACCACAATCGAGTGGTACGACTTCTTCATCTTTGCCCAGCTGACCGCAACGCTGCTGTCACCGCTGTTCCTCGCACCCTTGAACGAATCCAACCCCGGCCTGGCCCAGATTCTCTCCTTTGCCCTCATCGGCATCAGCTTCCTGTTCCGTCCGCTCGGCGCCGTCATCGCCGGTCACCTGGGCGACCGCCTGGGCCGGAAGGCCATGCTGGTCTTCACCCTGGTGATGATGGGCGCGGCCACCGCCCTGATCGGCATGCTGCCCACTTACGCGCAGATCGGCGCCTGGGCTCCCGTGCTGCTGATCCTGCTGCGGGTCATCCAGGGCTTCTCCGCCGGCGGCGAGTGGGGCGGTGCCGCCCTCATGGCCGTCGAGCACGCGCCGGTCAACCGCCGCGGACTCTTCGGCGCCTACCCGCAGATCGGCGTGCCCGTGGGCATGATCCTGGCCACCGGCCTGCTGTTCTTCCTCAACACCAGCATGTCCAAGGAAGACTTCGCTGCCTGGGGCTGGCGCGTGCCGTTCCTGCTCTCCATCGTCCTGATCGTGGTGGGCTACCTGATCCGCCGGGCCGTCGCCGAAAGCCCGGTCTTCCAGGAGATGGCAATGCGCAAGAAGGAGAGCAAGGCGCCCCTGGGCGAACTGATCCGGAACCACAAGCTGCCGGTGCTGTACTCCACCCTGATCTTCATCGGCAACAACGCAGCCGGTTATCTGCTGATTGCGTTCTTCATCTCCTACGCCACCAAGACGCTGAAGATGCCCACGCCGCAGATTCTCCTGGCCACCACTCTGGCCTCCTTCGGCTGGCTGATCTTCACCCTGGTGGGCGGCTGGCTCTCCGACCGCATTGGCCGCGTCAAGACGTTCCTGATCGGCTACGCCATCGTCTTCGCATGGATGATCCCCATGTTTGCCCTGATCGACACCAAGGACATCATGCTCTACGGCGTCGCCCTTTTCGTCCTGACCGTTGGCCTGGGCCTGTCCTACGGACCCATGTCCGCCATGTACGCCGAGATGTTCCCCGCAAACGTCCGCTACTCAGGCATCTCCATCGGGTACGCCTTCGGCGCCATCCTGGGCGGAGCCTTTGCAGCCACCATCGCGGAATCGCTGCTGCAGTCCACTAAGTGGACAGGCTCAATCGGCATCTACATCATGATCCTCTGCGTCATCTCCGCCGTCGGCGTGGTGCTGGCCAAAGAAACCAAGGGCCGTCCGCTGGGCGTCAGCAGCCACCACTAG
- a CDS encoding exonuclease SbcCD subunit D, which yields MRLLHTSDWHLGRSFHGVGMLDAQRAFVDQLVAAVQRDGVDVVLIAGDVYDRALPGVDVVHLLDDALVRLTAAGAKVVLTSGNHDSAIRLGFASRLLERGGVHLRTRVEDLAQPLLLPMGRDAAGGEAVLALYGIPWLEPRLVSEQLGVATASHFEVTRAATGLIREDIARRSESATVHSVVLAHTFASGGISSDSERDLSIGGVGAVPLDLFDGFTYTALGHLHGRQQLSEGVRYSGSPLAYSFSESTHQKGAWLVDIGPEGLTSVSAVQWEAPRALAVLRGELEDLLAEPAHTWAEAAYCQITLTDAQRPARAMERLRTRFPDTLVLAFDPQGASAAAQASYSSRLAGAPDDLAVCCGFLEHVRGRSADQAEKAALAAALENIRLLEASR from the coding sequence ATGCGGTTACTTCACACCTCGGACTGGCATCTTGGCCGTTCGTTCCACGGCGTCGGCATGCTGGACGCCCAGCGCGCCTTTGTCGACCAGTTGGTGGCAGCGGTCCAGCGGGACGGCGTTGACGTCGTCCTGATTGCCGGGGACGTCTACGACCGCGCACTGCCGGGCGTGGACGTGGTCCACCTGCTTGACGACGCCCTGGTCCGGCTCACTGCCGCGGGGGCCAAAGTGGTCCTCACCAGCGGCAACCACGACTCCGCCATCCGGCTCGGCTTCGCCTCCCGGCTGCTGGAGCGCGGGGGAGTACACCTGCGCACCAGGGTGGAAGACCTGGCCCAGCCTCTCCTGCTTCCGATGGGAAGGGATGCGGCCGGTGGGGAAGCCGTGCTGGCGCTTTACGGCATCCCGTGGCTTGAGCCCCGGCTCGTCAGTGAGCAGCTCGGGGTGGCAACGGCGAGCCATTTCGAGGTCACCCGCGCAGCAACCGGCCTGATCCGGGAGGACATCGCACGCAGGTCGGAGTCCGCCACCGTCCATTCGGTGGTCCTGGCCCACACGTTCGCCAGCGGGGGCATCAGTTCGGACAGCGAGCGGGACCTCAGCATCGGTGGGGTCGGCGCGGTGCCGCTGGACCTGTTTGACGGCTTCACCTACACGGCGCTGGGCCACCTGCACGGCCGGCAGCAGCTCTCGGAAGGCGTCAGGTATTCAGGCTCGCCGCTGGCCTATTCCTTCTCGGAGTCAACGCACCAGAAAGGGGCCTGGCTCGTGGACATCGGTCCGGAGGGCCTCACCTCGGTGTCAGCGGTCCAATGGGAAGCCCCACGTGCCCTGGCCGTACTGCGGGGAGAGCTGGAGGACCTCCTGGCGGAACCCGCCCACACCTGGGCCGAAGCCGCCTATTGCCAAATCACCCTCACGGACGCCCAGCGTCCCGCCCGTGCCATGGAACGGCTCCGCACCCGGTTTCCGGACACCCTGGTCCTGGCATTCGATCCCCAGGGCGCGTCAGCCGCTGCGCAGGCGAGCTACAGCAGCAGGCTTGCCGGTGCACCGGACGACCTGGCTGTCTGCTGTGGCTTCCTGGAACACGTGAGGGGTCGGAGCGCGGACCAGGCGGAAAAGGCCGCGCTCGCCGCTGCGCTGGAAAACATCAGGCTGCTGGAGGCATCGCGGTGA